One Ostrea edulis chromosome 2, xbOstEdul1.1, whole genome shotgun sequence genomic region harbors:
- the LOC125681803 gene encoding lachesin-like, whose product MRMLHEIILITWLCGLTVIGVDMDNASVTQRVRAGGTVELRCTVQNLGDNTVMWFGPGGDLLFLGEKSVTTDRRFQLYRPYQSSWYVVIKNAKLDDSGVYRCKVRTEVVVTKEITLEVESAPRILPSKSSEDQRVKEGVEVTLTCGATGFPPPKIVWHLLADYEGPPLQLGFEPQLTISKIGREMAGLYRCKAFNGVAPNATRNIEVNVEYPPTIIVDIPDISQEKGQSAKLECIVSSHPQGHHYWMKDEKSLVKNWNYDPQNSRHNSTTTSMELYIKQAEPPSVFGVYYCLSENEYGRSVGNITLYEISKSTAKSTSGADNSGVIRLTPTGNSLFIVTVTVFLVF is encoded by the coding sequence ATGAGGATGCTACATGAAATAATTCTGATCACGTGGTTGTGTGGTCTTACAGTGATTGGTGTGGACATGGACAATGCGTCTGTGACACAGCGTGTTAGGGCGGGCGGGACCGTGGAGTTGAGATGCACCGTGCAGAATTTAGGAGACAATACAGTTATGTGGTTTGGGCCAGGTGGTGACCTTCTGTTTCTCGGCGAAAAAAGCGTCACCACGGACAGACGATTTCAGTTATACCGACCTTACCAGAGTTCTTGGTATGTTGTCATAAAAAATGCCAAACTTGACGACAGTGGAGTCTATCGGTGTAAGGTCCGTACCGAGGTCGTCGTAACCAAGGAAATCACATTAGAAGTTGAATCTGCTCCCCGAATCCTGCCGTCTAAGTCCAGTGAAGACCAGCGGGTCAAGGAGGGAGTGGAAGTGACCCTCACATGCGGTGCCACAGGATTTCCACCACCCAAAATTGTGTGGCATCTATTGGCAGACTATGAAGGTCCACCGCTACAGCTAGGGTTTGAGCCACAGCTGACGATATCGAAAATCGGTAGAGAAATGGCGGGCTTGTACAGATGCAAGGCGTTTAATGGAGTCGCACCAAATGCTACCAGAAACATAGAAGTGAACGTGGAATATCCCCCTACAATTATTGTTGACATTCCGGATATATCACAGGAAAAAGGTCAAAGTGCAAAGTTAGAGTGTATTGTGTCAAGTCACCCCCAGGGTCATCACTACTGGATGAAGGACGAGAAAAGTCTGGTTAAAAACTGGAATTACGATCCTCAAAATAGTCGCCATAACTCGACCACTACAAGCATGGAACTCTACATCAAGCAGGCGGAGCCACCGTCGGTATTCGGGGTTTACTATTGTCTGTCGGAGAATGAATATGGAAGGTCGGTTGGCAATATCACGTTATACGAGATCAGCAAATCCACTGCTAAATCGACCTCTGGTGCAGATAACAGCGGTGTCATCAGACTTACCCCCACCGGTAATTCACTATTCATAGTAACTGTAACTGTGTTTCTGGTGTTCTGA
- the LOC125680811 gene encoding uncharacterized protein LOC125680811 isoform X2 has translation MDVTRIVTVMVIAFACTCGLDAATRPIPFSNSIRVRLWVYSGSSDPSWRISQSSRFYRNISYMMSIPTQQPPTTLSRLGYNGFDVKMPGRRVTKIYAKSNPPLETLLLLTGRRYIEKDIFNYVLADIHGQNRG, from the exons ATGGATGTTACTCGGATTGTGACTGTTATGGTGATTGCTTTTGCATGCACCTGTGGACTTGATGCAGCTACCAGACCG ATTCCCTTTTCCAATTCCATACGAGTGAGACTCTGGGTGTACTCCGGTTCAAGTGATCCGTCCTGGAGAATCTCGCAGTCCAGCAGATTTTATCGCAACATCTCCTATATGATGAGTATCCCTACGCAACAACCGCCTACTACATTATCTC GACTTGGGTATAACGGATTCGATGTGAAAATGCCTGGAAGACGAGTGACAAAAATTTACGCCAAATCCAACCCACCACTGGAAACCCTGTTACTGTTAACTGGAAGACGGTACATTGAGAAAGACATATTCAACTACGTCCTAGCTGACATTCATGGACAAAACAGAGGCTAG
- the LOC125680811 gene encoding uncharacterized protein LOC125680811 isoform X1, translated as MDVTRIVTVMVIAFACTCGLDAATRPQIPFSNSIRVRLWVYSGSSDPSWRISQSSRFYRNISYMMSIPTQQPPTTLSRLGYNGFDVKMPGRRVTKIYAKSNPPLETLLLLTGRRYIEKDIFNYVLADIHGQNRG; from the exons ATGGATGTTACTCGGATTGTGACTGTTATGGTGATTGCTTTTGCATGCACCTGTGGACTTGATGCAGCTACCAGACCG CAGATTCCCTTTTCCAATTCCATACGAGTGAGACTCTGGGTGTACTCCGGTTCAAGTGATCCGTCCTGGAGAATCTCGCAGTCCAGCAGATTTTATCGCAACATCTCCTATATGATGAGTATCCCTACGCAACAACCGCCTACTACATTATCTC GACTTGGGTATAACGGATTCGATGTGAAAATGCCTGGAAGACGAGTGACAAAAATTTACGCCAAATCCAACCCACCACTGGAAACCCTGTTACTGTTAACTGGAAGACGGTACATTGAGAAAGACATATTCAACTACGTCCTAGCTGACATTCATGGACAAAACAGAGGCTAG